The Nitrosomonas communis genome has a segment encoding these proteins:
- the rpoH gene encoding RNA polymerase sigma factor RpoH yields MTTTLALPTIVGNSIEGYIQTVNRFPMLSQEEEIRLARCLRDENDIEAAHQLVLSHLKVVIMIARGYLGYGLPHADLIQEGNIGLMKAVKRFDPERGVRLVSFAVHWIKAEIHEFIMRNWRLVKIATTKQQRKLFFNLRSMKQGLNTMNQEEIAAVAKQLGVKSEEVVEMETRFSGRDISLEPLSEEDDESCNPIDYLTDGIDPSQIIEKNQISHICHERLQESLANLDDRSRHIIEARWLREKDTATLHELAEELGVSAERIRQIEAKAIQKIRNSVVNAI; encoded by the coding sequence ATGACAACAACTCTTGCGTTACCCACGATCGTAGGAAATAGTATTGAAGGCTATATTCAAACTGTTAACCGTTTCCCTATGCTGTCCCAAGAGGAAGAAATACGCTTGGCGAGATGTTTGAGGGATGAAAATGATATAGAAGCAGCTCATCAATTAGTGCTATCGCATTTAAAAGTGGTCATTATGATAGCCCGCGGCTATTTAGGTTACGGCTTACCCCATGCCGATTTAATACAGGAAGGTAATATCGGCTTAATGAAAGCGGTGAAACGATTTGATCCAGAACGTGGCGTGCGCCTGGTATCCTTTGCGGTTCATTGGATTAAAGCAGAAATCCATGAATTCATCATGCGAAATTGGAGATTAGTCAAAATTGCAACCACTAAACAGCAACGTAAATTATTTTTTAATTTGCGGAGCATGAAACAAGGTTTGAATACTATGAATCAGGAGGAGATAGCCGCCGTAGCAAAACAATTGGGAGTCAAATCTGAAGAAGTAGTCGAAATGGAGACCCGTTTTAGTGGGCGTGATATCTCATTGGAGCCATTATCAGAAGAAGATGATGAAAGCTGCAATCCTATTGATTATTTGACTGATGGCATCGATCCCTCGCAAATTATTGAAAAAAACCAGATTTCTCACATATGCCATGAAAGACTTCAAGAATCACTTGCCAATCTTGATGATCGCAGCCGTCATATTATTGAAGCGCGCTGGTTAAGAGAGAAAGATACTGCGACACTTCATGAGTTGGCCGAAGAATTAGGGGTATCAGCTGAGCGGATTCGACAAATTGAAGCCAAAGCCATCCAGAAAATAAGAAATTCAGTTGTTAATGCTATCTAA
- the ftsX gene encoding permease-like cell division protein FtsX — protein sequence MKLWLSQHWQALSRALRQLANTPLSSLLSIIVIGIAFSLPLGIYTMLGNLQAISSDTANTPQLSIFLKLNASQAEIENVNSKLEEFPNIASFQFISKEIALQQLQQESSLNEMVNNLPKNPLPDAFIINLQQILPDELEDIRAVIKKWPEIEHVQVDTDWARRVDALLRLGQLAVVMLAVVLGFALIIVVFNTIRLQILTKRDEIEVIKLIGATDSFIRRPFLYFGAIQGMAGAAAGWLLIALCIQAINESLVELTQLYATDFHLNYLSLNDSLSLLIFSALLGWLGARLSVAQHLSQIEPE from the coding sequence ATGAAACTATGGTTATCACAACATTGGCAAGCACTAAGCCGAGCACTCAGGCAGCTTGCTAATACGCCCTTATCCAGCCTCCTGAGCATTATTGTCATTGGGATTGCTTTCAGTTTGCCCCTTGGTATTTATACTATGCTCGGGAACTTGCAAGCTATTTCTAGTGATACTGCCAACACGCCACAATTAAGTATATTTCTTAAATTGAACGCATCACAAGCAGAGATTGAAAACGTTAATTCAAAATTGGAAGAATTTCCTAATATTGCGAGTTTTCAATTTATTTCCAAAGAGATTGCCTTGCAACAATTACAACAAGAAAGTAGCTTAAATGAGATGGTAAATAATCTACCAAAAAATCCATTACCTGATGCTTTCATTATCAATCTCCAGCAAATTCTACCTGATGAATTAGAGGATATACGCGCTGTAATAAAAAAATGGCCTGAGATAGAGCATGTTCAGGTCGATACCGATTGGGCCAGGCGGGTGGATGCTTTACTTAGATTGGGGCAGCTTGCCGTAGTGATGTTAGCCGTTGTGTTAGGTTTTGCATTAATCATAGTCGTTTTTAATACAATTCGCTTACAGATATTAACCAAGCGAGATGAAATTGAAGTTATTAAATTAATCGGAGCGACCGATAGTTTCATCCGTCGTCCTTTTCTTTATTTCGGCGCAATACAAGGAATGGCAGGTGCAGCCGCTGGCTGGCTCCTTATTGCCTTGTGTATTCAAGCCATCAATGAAAGTCTAGTGGAACTGACCCAACTCTATGCAACAGATTTTCATCTGAATTATCTGTCTTTAAACGATAGTCTTAGTTTGCTTATCTTTTCAGCATTGTTAGGCTGGCTGGGAGCAAGATTATCAGTTGCACAGCATCTCTCTCAAATAGAGCCAGAATAA
- the ftsE gene encoding cell division ATP-binding protein FtsE: MINFVNVSKRYPDGFEALKNVAFTIHSGELVLVAGHSGAGKSTMLKLIAAIERPTYGNIMVSDQNVNALKKNTVPFLRRSLGLIFQDQKILYDRNVFANVMLPLQIRGFQNKATAGRVRAALDKVGLLRKENAYPITLSGGEKQRLCIARAVVHRPSILIADEPTANLDVDYAQSIMEVFRSFHQVGVTVVIATHDTALLNDNRYRKLTLNQGKLVV; this comes from the coding sequence ATGATTAATTTTGTCAATGTTTCCAAACGTTATCCAGACGGGTTTGAGGCTTTAAAAAATGTTGCTTTTACAATCCATTCGGGTGAATTAGTTTTGGTAGCCGGTCACTCCGGTGCTGGTAAAAGCACGATGTTAAAGCTTATTGCGGCAATTGAGCGTCCCACCTATGGCAATATTATGGTAAGCGATCAGAATGTCAACGCACTTAAGAAAAATACAGTTCCTTTTTTACGGCGTAGTCTGGGTTTAATCTTTCAGGATCAGAAGATTTTGTATGACCGTAATGTTTTTGCCAATGTGATGCTGCCATTACAAATACGTGGCTTTCAGAATAAAGCGACAGCTGGGAGAGTTCGTGCTGCACTTGATAAAGTTGGGTTACTGAGAAAGGAAAATGCTTACCCAATTACATTATCTGGTGGCGAGAAGCAACGATTATGTATTGCTCGAGCAGTGGTTCACCGCCCATCCATTTTAATAGCCGATGAGCCAACAGCAAATCTTGATGTAGATTATGCGCAAAGCATTATGGAAGTATTCCGATCTTTTCATCAGGTAGGGGTTACGGTGGTGATCGCCACACATGACACCGCTCTCTTAAATGATAACCGTTATCGTAAACTTACACTCAATCAAGGAAAGCTGGTGGTATGA
- the ftsY gene encoding signal recognition particle-docking protein FtsY, translating to MFSLFKSKKNSTDKSSAEDNSKTESWTSKIRQGLARTRQNFGKQLSSLLSSRKIDEALYDELETILLTADAGVNATNLLLDALRKKVKRDALNNAEQLKEALQETLINLLAPLAQPLDVTTKKPFIIMITGVNGVGKTTTIGKLAHYFQSQGKSVLLAAGDTFRAAAREQLLAWGERNNVTVIAQESDSQKKSDPAAVIFDAINAAKARDIDIVLADTAGRLTTQMHLMEEIKKIKRVINKALPDAPHEVLLVLDANTGQNALNQLKAFDEALGVSGLVLTKLDGTAKGGVIAAIAAQYPQNPPALRFIGIGEGLEDLRPFDAQEFVEAIFD from the coding sequence ATGTTTAGTCTTTTTAAATCTAAAAAAAATTCTACTGACAAAAGTTCCGCTGAGGACAATTCTAAGACGGAGAGTTGGACAAGTAAAATCAGACAAGGGCTTGCTCGAACCCGGCAGAACTTTGGCAAGCAATTATCTAGCTTGTTAAGTAGTCGCAAAATAGATGAGGCACTCTACGATGAACTTGAGACGATTTTGCTTACAGCAGATGCTGGCGTGAATGCTACTAATTTGCTGCTGGATGCATTACGTAAGAAAGTAAAACGAGATGCGCTGAACAACGCGGAGCAGCTTAAAGAAGCACTTCAAGAAACTTTAATCAATTTGCTTGCTCCATTGGCTCAACCGCTTGACGTGACGACCAAGAAGCCATTTATCATTATGATAACGGGCGTAAATGGGGTCGGTAAAACAACTACCATTGGCAAACTTGCTCATTATTTTCAATCGCAGGGTAAATCAGTATTGCTGGCTGCTGGTGATACATTTCGTGCGGCAGCACGAGAACAATTATTGGCATGGGGTGAACGCAATAATGTGACAGTTATCGCACAGGAAAGTGATTCTCAGAAAAAAAGTGATCCTGCCGCTGTCATATTCGATGCCATCAATGCAGCTAAAGCACGTGATATTGATATAGTACTGGCTGATACTGCTGGCCGTTTGACGACCCAAATGCATCTGATGGAAGAGATTAAAAAGATCAAACGAGTGATCAACAAGGCGTTACCAGATGCCCCCCATGAGGTCTTGTTAGTATTAGATGCCAATACAGGTCAGAATGCACTTAATCAGCTCAAAGCCTTTGATGAAGCCCTTGGCGTGAGCGGCTTAGTCCTTACCAAACTGGATGGGACTGCCAAAGGGGGTGTAATAGCTGCGATAGCCGCCCAATATCCACAAAATCCTCCTGCTTTACGCTTTATCGGAATAGGGGAGGGGTTAGAAGATCTGAGGCCTTTTGATGCGCAAGAATTTGTCGAGGCAATATTTGATTAA
- the alr gene encoding alanine racemase — MSRPIHARIDLVALQHNLCIARKHAQNARLIVVLKANAYGHGLLNIASALKTADAFAVLEIDAAVRLREAGIYQPILLLEGFFSEADLAIIRQYQLTTVIHHHEQLAMLSSSKLETKINVFLKINTGMNRLGFTPEEGLVALKILKNNPRIDQITLMTHFACADDPFKEDEVNQQLKRFDLFAGKYPLPCSLANSAAILQYPKTHADWVRPGIMLYGASPLIDKTASELGLRPVMTVSSKIIAIQHLAAKEKVGYGGQFQTEQPMNIGIVACGYADGYPRHAPTGTPVLVNGQRTRIIGRISMDMLTIDLTSIKNASIGSPVILWGNELPIEEVAKFAGTISYELFCALSSRVKTITVTNENQ; from the coding sequence ATGTCTCGCCCGATTCATGCACGGATTGACCTGGTAGCACTTCAGCATAATCTTTGCATTGCACGCAAACATGCGCAAAACGCACGTCTCATAGTAGTCCTCAAGGCAAATGCTTATGGACATGGCCTACTCAATATTGCAAGCGCCCTCAAAACCGCAGATGCTTTTGCTGTTCTTGAAATCGACGCTGCGGTACGCTTAAGAGAAGCCGGTATTTATCAGCCTATTTTGCTTCTGGAAGGCTTCTTCTCCGAGGCAGATTTAGCCATCATAAGACAGTATCAGTTAACTACCGTCATACACCATCATGAGCAATTAGCCATGCTGTCCTCATCAAAACTAGAAACTAAGATCAATGTATTTCTTAAAATCAATACAGGAATGAACCGTCTTGGTTTTACACCCGAGGAAGGATTGGTAGCACTTAAAATACTCAAGAATAATCCGCGTATCGATCAAATTACGTTAATGACGCATTTTGCCTGCGCAGATGATCCCTTTAAAGAAGACGAAGTGAATCAGCAACTCAAACGTTTTGACTTGTTTGCTGGAAAATATCCTCTACCATGCTCATTGGCAAACTCTGCAGCAATTTTACAATATCCAAAAACACATGCTGATTGGGTACGCCCGGGCATTATGCTCTACGGTGCCTCTCCTCTAATTGATAAAACCGCTTCAGAGCTAGGATTACGCCCTGTCATGACGGTATCAAGTAAAATAATCGCCATACAGCATCTAGCTGCAAAAGAAAAGGTTGGATATGGTGGCCAATTTCAGACTGAACAACCCATGAACATTGGTATCGTTGCGTGCGGTTATGCCGATGGATATCCACGACATGCACCCACCGGAACTCCGGTCCTTGTTAATGGGCAACGCACACGTATTATTGGACGCATCTCCATGGATATGCTAACCATTGATCTTACCAGCATTAAGAATGCCAGTATCGGGAGCCCAGTAATTTTATGGGGAAATGAATTACCTATAGAGGAAGTGGCGAAATTTGCAGGCACAATCAGTTATGAATTGTTTTGCGCTTTATCCTCAAGGGTGAAGACAATAACAGTAACGAACGAGAATCAGTAA
- a CDS encoding peptidyl-prolyl cis-trans isomerase, with translation MQLIKFLLLISVCVPSFVVTSLHAQSTASVAKVNGVAIPQARLDFMVKAAVAQGQPESSEMRNTLRENLIAEEIIAQEAQKKGLDRDPDVITQTELARQAILVRAYQADYIKNNAVSDDILRREYETVKAQMGDKEYKARHILVESEAEAKDIIASLKKKGASFEKIAKEKSIDTGSKNNGGELGWSAAAAYVKPFADALQNMKKGNITEKPVQTNFGWHVIRLEDVRPAVPPPFEEVKTNMQQRVLQRNFAATVQDLRSKAKVE, from the coding sequence ATGCAGTTAATAAAATTTCTATTGTTAATATCGGTATGTGTGCCAAGTTTTGTTGTCACCTCTCTTCATGCTCAATCAACTGCTTCCGTAGCCAAAGTAAATGGAGTTGCTATTCCACAGGCACGGCTTGATTTTATGGTCAAAGCGGCTGTGGCTCAAGGGCAACCTGAATCTTCAGAAATGAGGAATACGCTGCGCGAAAATCTCATCGCAGAAGAAATTATTGCGCAAGAGGCTCAGAAAAAAGGACTTGATCGAGATCCGGATGTGATCACTCAAACCGAGCTTGCTCGTCAGGCGATATTAGTTAGAGCCTATCAAGCTGATTATATTAAAAATAATGCAGTAAGTGACGATATCTTACGACGTGAATATGAAACGGTAAAAGCACAGATGGGCGATAAAGAATATAAAGCTCGTCATATCCTGGTTGAAAGTGAAGCAGAAGCCAAAGATATCATTGCTTCTCTTAAGAAAAAAGGGGCTTCTTTTGAGAAAATAGCAAAAGAAAAATCGATTGATACCGGCAGTAAAAACAATGGTGGTGAATTAGGATGGAGTGCGGCTGCAGCCTATGTCAAGCCTTTTGCGGACGCTTTGCAAAACATGAAAAAAGGAAATATAACAGAAAAACCGGTGCAAACTAATTTCGGATGGCATGTCATTCGTTTGGAAGATGTACGTCCTGCAGTTCCACCTCCATTTGAAGAAGTAAAAACAAATATGCAACAGCGTGTATTACAGCGGAACTTTGCTGCGACTGTGCAAGATCTACGTAGCAAAGCTAAAGTCGAATAA
- a CDS encoding YciI family protein — protein sequence MFYVINGEDAPGSLEKRMMARPAHLERIKALQDEGRLILAGPYPAIDNPDPGPAGFSGSLIVAEFVSLEAAQSWAEADPYVTSGVYSKVTVKPFRKVLPD from the coding sequence ATGTTTTATGTGATAAATGGGGAAGATGCTCCAGGCAGCCTTGAAAAACGCATGATGGCCAGGCCAGCCCATCTAGAGCGCATCAAAGCATTGCAAGATGAAGGACGACTTATACTTGCAGGACCTTATCCAGCAATTGATAATCCTGATCCTGGTCCAGCCGGCTTTTCCGGAAGCTTAATCGTAGCTGAATTTGTTTCACTTGAAGCGGCTCAATCTTGGGCAGAAGCGGATCCTTATGTAACCTCAGGAGTCTATTCAAAAGTAACTGTTAAACCATTCAGGAAGGTTTTGCCAGATTAA